A single Bacillus sp. HMF5848 DNA region contains:
- a CDS encoding DMSO/selenate family reductase complex B subunit, producing the protein MGQKGFYYNSVICTGCKGCQIACKDKNDLKVGVLFRRVYSFEGGRYPKTWGYYLSLSCNHCAEPKCAQNCPTGAIYKRESDGLVVQDREKCIGCKTCIWSCPYEGPQYIEEERKVGKCDGCADLVDEGQNPVCVDSCPMRAIEFGEIAELRKKYGDNANLKVLVDAGITKPSITVHAKEQAKY; encoded by the coding sequence ATGGGACAAAAAGGTTTTTATTATAATTCAGTAATATGTACGGGATGTAAAGGATGCCAAATTGCATGTAAAGATAAAAATGATTTAAAAGTAGGAGTGCTATTTAGACGAGTATATTCATTTGAAGGTGGGAGGTATCCAAAAACTTGGGGCTATTACCTTTCCTTAAGCTGTAATCATTGTGCTGAGCCTAAATGTGCACAAAACTGCCCTACTGGTGCCATATACAAGCGGGAATCAGACGGTCTAGTTGTTCAAGATAGGGAAAAATGTATCGGATGTAAAACCTGTATTTGGTCTTGTCCTTATGAAGGTCCTCAATACATTGAAGAAGAGAGAAAAGTTGGTAAATGTGATGGCTGTGCAGATTTAGTCGATGAAGGTCAAAATCCAGTATGTGTTGATTCATGTCCAATGAGAGCAATAGAATTTGGCGAGATTGCTGAGCTTAGAAAGAAATATGGTGATAATGCTAATTTGAAAGTTCTTGTTGATGCTGGTATAACAAAACCTTCTATTACCGTTCATGCAAAGGAACAAGCTAAGTATTAG
- a CDS encoding DmsC/YnfH family molybdoenzyme membrane anchor subunit: MFAEEWPLILFTLLSQLAVGTYIFIVIIRSLNKNIDRQLSINVTKQGLFLVGPVMFIALILSVFHLGTPLGAYRALLNLDSSWLSREILFAGGFFVLWIVSYYLDRKGAWNQIVGWVTSIVGLGAVFSMASIYFVTIKPAWIDVNTYLVFFGTTVVFGAVAVIMVVLQSKEEKTEALMKVLKVFGLAGLAAIVIQLIYLPVYAAGLSVDGGLAGAETASLFAGKYAYSIIIRWILSITGLAIIGLIFYKNIKPQTQCKICYAAFALVIIGEFLGRFIFYGTGVSMIVG, from the coding sequence ATGTTTGCGGAAGAATGGCCACTCATATTATTCACACTCCTATCACAGCTAGCTGTAGGTACCTATATATTTATAGTGATTATTCGTTCTCTAAACAAGAATATAGATAGGCAGCTCAGTATTAATGTAACGAAACAAGGATTGTTTCTTGTAGGCCCAGTCATGTTCATTGCTCTTATATTATCAGTGTTCCATTTAGGGACGCCATTAGGAGCATACCGTGCTCTTTTGAATCTAGATTCTTCTTGGTTAAGTAGAGAAATATTGTTCGCAGGTGGCTTCTTTGTTCTTTGGATCGTATCCTATTATCTAGATCGAAAAGGTGCATGGAATCAAATAGTAGGGTGGGTTACCTCTATTGTAGGATTAGGAGCAGTCTTTAGTATGGCGAGTATTTATTTTGTGACCATAAAGCCGGCGTGGATCGATGTAAATACGTATCTAGTTTTTTTCGGAACGACGGTTGTTTTTGGCGCTGTTGCTGTGATAATGGTTGTCCTACAATCTAAAGAAGAGAAAACAGAAGCACTAATGAAAGTATTAAAGGTATTTGGATTAGCAGGGTTAGCAGCTATCGTTATCCAATTGATATATCTACCAGTTTATGCTGCTGGTTTATCTGTTGATGGAGGTTTAGCGGGGGCAGAAACAGCAAGTTTATTTGCAGGAAAATATGCATACTCGATTATAATTAGATGGATTCTATCAATTACAGGACTGGCTATTATAGGACTGATATTTTATAAGAATATTAAACCCCAAACACAATGTAAAATCTGCTATGCAGCATTTGCTTTAGTTATAATCGGTGAATTTTTAGGAAGATTTATCTTCTATGGAACGGGAGTATCAATGATAGTTGGCTAG
- a CDS encoding M20 family metallo-hydrolase — MIKERLLADFETSLDHSGVSGERLAQRLAEIASIGYTEDGGSRRIGFSQEEKHAKQLVAQWMKDAGLEVREDGAGNIFGRCTGTVLTLPAIMSGSHLDSVPNGGHFDGPLGVIAALEVVEAWRTNGYKPARTFEVVVFSDEEGARFNGGLLGSQAMMGQVNRDEITRLVDIEGQPFSDVIRTYGLNEDEFFNSQRDMSEIATFIEVHIEQGKRLEKENLPVGIVTGIAGPCWMEVTFKGAAGHAGNTPMNDRQDALLAASKFVVALNSLPHKVSPTAVATVGKLDVSPNGANVIAGEVKLIVDIRDIHTNSRDALVELAIEELKKIDDVTVTWEEKIRIEPVPVQDDMLDKLTSSVKANNITPYYLPSGAGHDAMIVGAKIPIAMLFVKSKEGISHNPKEWTMLNDCVHAVHVLKHFVENY, encoded by the coding sequence ATGATTAAAGAACGTTTACTTGCAGACTTTGAAACATCACTAGACCACTCTGGCGTGTCGGGAGAGCGACTCGCCCAACGACTCGCCGAAATCGCCAGCATCGGCTACACCGAGGATGGAGGCTCGCGCCGAATCGGCTTTTCACAAGAAGAGAAGCACGCTAAGCAATTAGTCGCACAATGGATGAAGGACGCTGGACTTGAAGTACGAGAAGACGGAGCAGGCAACATATTCGGAAGATGCACGGGGACGGTTCTCACTCTGCCAGCAATTATGTCGGGCTCACATCTTGATAGCGTGCCAAACGGTGGTCATTTTGACGGGCCACTAGGTGTCATCGCGGCACTTGAAGTAGTCGAAGCGTGGCGCACTAATGGCTACAAACCTGCACGCACCTTTGAAGTTGTTGTGTTTTCTGACGAAGAAGGTGCTCGCTTCAATGGAGGTCTACTCGGTAGTCAAGCTATGATGGGACAGGTGAACCGTGACGAAATCACTCGCCTAGTCGATATCGAAGGTCAGCCCTTTAGCGACGTCATTCGTACGTACGGATTAAATGAAGATGAGTTCTTTAACAGTCAACGAGACATGAGTGAGATCGCCACTTTCATTGAGGTTCATATTGAGCAAGGCAAGCGCCTCGAAAAAGAAAACCTTCCTGTTGGCATTGTCACTGGAATTGCTGGACCTTGCTGGATGGAAGTAACGTTCAAAGGCGCAGCTGGTCACGCTGGCAACACACCGATGAACGACCGCCAGGATGCTCTGCTGGCAGCAAGTAAATTCGTTGTGGCGCTAAACAGTCTGCCGCACAAGGTAAGTCCGACTGCCGTCGCAACCGTCGGTAAGCTTGATGTGTCACCGAATGGAGCCAACGTTATCGCCGGTGAAGTAAAGCTCATCGTCGACATTCGCGATATCCACACAAACTCACGAGACGCCCTCGTCGAGCTTGCGATTGAAGAACTGAAGAAAATTGACGACGTCACTGTTACGTGGGAGGAGAAAATCCGAATTGAGCCCGTTCCCGTGCAGGACGATATGCTGGATAAACTAACGTCCTCGGTGAAGGCAAATAACATCACACCGTACTACTTGCCAAGCGGAGCTGGCCATGATGCAATGATTGTCGGCGCAAAAATTCCCATTGCTATGCTTTTTGTGAAAAGTAAAGAAGGCATCAGCCACAATCCAAAAGAGTGGACAATGCTAAACGACTGCGTGCACGCGGTTCACGTCCTAAAGCATTTTGTCGAGAATTACTAG
- a CDS encoding sigma-54-dependent Fis family transcriptional regulator, which produces MFLKSYETKQMLEAILGTIDEAIHAVDSDGITIFYNKVAAAHDGLEIGHVLGKHVLEVFPSLNSHTSTLLKVIETGQPIYQQAQTYKNNKGQLIDTVNTTLPIKIGGRTIGAVEIAKDLSRVKQLAQKLLELQEKVVNQTAKPTTTSGAKYNWDDFITASNEMEQVKAYARRAANSSSPIMIYGETGTGKELLVQSIHNASARRKGPFIAQNCASLPESLLESILFGTKKGSFTGAVDRAGLFELAHGGTLFLDEIHAMPLDFQTKLLRVLEDGVIRRVGGTESYVVDVRVIVAMNEHPQLCIEKQQLRSDLYYRLNVFFIEIPPLRKRLGDIPILTYHFIKKYNYLFNKLVIDIDDDVLSYLESHSWPGNVRELEHAIEYAMNMCDGDTIVMAHLPHVVTRALGEKITIQPLKLAVEQTERNLIQQALRIANGNVLKAATILKIPRQTLQYKMKKYGEQ; this is translated from the coding sequence ATGTTTTTGAAATCGTATGAAACAAAACAAATGCTTGAGGCAATCCTCGGTACTATTGATGAGGCCATCCATGCGGTGGACTCTGATGGTATTACGATTTTTTACAACAAAGTGGCGGCGGCGCATGATGGGCTTGAGATTGGGCATGTACTAGGAAAACACGTGTTAGAGGTATTTCCGTCGTTAAATAGTCACACGAGTACGCTGCTTAAGGTGATCGAAACAGGTCAGCCCATATATCAACAGGCGCAGACGTACAAAAATAACAAAGGACAACTGATAGATACAGTGAACACGACACTGCCTATTAAAATCGGTGGTCGCACTATTGGAGCTGTTGAAATCGCAAAGGATTTATCACGCGTGAAGCAACTCGCACAGAAATTGCTTGAGCTGCAGGAGAAAGTCGTGAATCAAACCGCCAAACCAACCACCACATCAGGTGCTAAATACAATTGGGACGATTTTATCACAGCATCTAACGAGATGGAGCAGGTTAAAGCGTATGCTAGGCGTGCGGCAAACAGCTCGTCGCCGATTATGATATATGGGGAAACAGGAACAGGGAAAGAGCTCCTTGTTCAGTCGATTCATAATGCCTCGGCGAGGCGAAAGGGGCCGTTCATTGCACAAAATTGTGCGTCACTGCCAGAGTCCTTATTAGAAAGTATTTTGTTTGGGACGAAGAAGGGGAGCTTTACAGGAGCTGTTGATCGTGCGGGATTATTTGAGCTTGCCCATGGTGGCACGCTTTTTTTAGATGAGATACATGCGATGCCGCTCGATTTTCAAACGAAGCTATTGCGCGTGTTAGAGGATGGTGTTATTCGCAGAGTAGGCGGGACCGAGTCGTACGTTGTGGATGTGCGAGTCATTGTCGCGATGAATGAGCATCCGCAACTATGCATTGAGAAACAGCAACTGCGTTCGGATCTTTATTACCGTTTAAATGTTTTTTTTATTGAAATTCCGCCATTGCGAAAGCGACTTGGTGATATTCCCATTCTCACATACCATTTTATAAAAAAATATAATTATCTATTTAACAAACTCGTCATTGATATCGATGATGATGTCCTTTCGTACCTTGAGAGTCACTCGTGGCCAGGGAATGTGCGTGAGCTTGAGCATGCGATTGAGTATGCAATGAATATGTGCGATGGTGACACGATTGTGATGGCACACCTGCCTCACGTCGTAACGCGTGCACTTGGTGAAAAAATAACAATTCAACCTCTTAAATTAGCAGTCGAGCAAACCGAACGGAACCTTATCCAACAAGCTCTGCGCATTGCAAACGGCAATGTGTTAAAAGCAGCTACCATTTTAAAAATTCCGAGACAAACGCTGCAATATAAAATGAAGAAATATGGGGAGCAGTAG
- a CDS encoding molecular chaperone, which translates to MIQQKSYEVVEIQNLLELRMFAYDILRRVFLEEPVKELIAQFQSGILSFFPFKEENQQLKEGIELVDSYFHTFKMDENFEDLHWDYTRMFIGPHELPVHIWESSYVNKYGLLFQEETLRVRRIYLEYGLETLQYGREADDHLGLELDFMYHLSKLANDITKAENQTHLRKILSDQENFLKEHLLNWIPTFSKKVIDNAETDFYKGIVKVLKGFLIIDNICLEELLARTK; encoded by the coding sequence ATGATTCAACAAAAAAGCTATGAAGTTGTTGAGATTCAAAATTTATTAGAATTACGTATGTTTGCTTACGACATATTGAGAAGAGTCTTTCTAGAAGAGCCAGTCAAAGAATTAATTGCACAATTCCAAAGTGGAATACTCAGTTTTTTTCCCTTCAAAGAAGAGAATCAACAATTGAAAGAAGGGATTGAGTTAGTAGATAGTTACTTTCATACATTTAAAATGGATGAAAATTTTGAAGACCTACACTGGGATTATACAAGAATGTTTATAGGTCCGCACGAGCTTCCCGTTCATATTTGGGAATCATCCTATGTCAATAAATATGGGCTTCTTTTTCAAGAGGAAACACTGCGAGTCAGAAGGATATATTTAGAATATGGTCTGGAGACACTGCAATATGGCCGTGAAGCGGATGATCATTTAGGACTAGAACTAGATTTCATGTATCACTTAAGCAAGCTAGCAAATGACATAACAAAAGCAGAGAATCAGACGCACCTAAGAAAAATATTAAGTGACCAAGAGAATTTTTTAAAAGAACATTTATTGAACTGGATTCCGACTTTTTCAAAGAAAGTTATTGATAATGCTGAAACGGATTTTTATAAAGGTATTGTTAAAGTCCTTAAAGGATTTTTGATAATAGACAATATTTGCTTGGAAGAACTTTTGGCCAGAACAAAATAA
- a CDS encoding CAP domain-containing protein: MRKILVGFILSIVFMTTVVSAESSLPVDQYMDFKSDEYWTPAVTWAVERGIMNGYVEEKLLKPYNPLTQAQYMAMLTRFLAKDELADANAAYTDSWASGVYYVANRYNLFLKDGLHDGTLNQPITRGDTAKLLAEAVSGKRMTQKDAIQWLYDNNLSTGYKDESGVYPKTYASYRPHDTLKRAQGVVFLFRYLQSGLPQTIQHVKVHDALYELGKDAVVTIGMTKQEVDDKLGEAQRVTTSEIGYEWYTYHENYRNFIMVGMLDERVVATYTPSVSMYSKVAVGLTIQDVEDFLLAGKGTYTGGFKDKTYHANEDQSVFLFYDKHEDYKLTGVFIEKTDMGRYSDYKKDIQDDFELQVFDITNAIRKEADLATLEWDGRAKESAYAHSLDMALNQYFAHTNLDGLSPFDRMKAEGIHYRSASENIAAGYRNAVFVVEGWMNSSGHRKNILSSMSEYLGVGVAFTDQGYQYYYTQNFFSK, from the coding sequence ATGAGAAAAATTTTAGTAGGATTTATTCTATCGATCGTGTTTATGACAACTGTAGTTTCGGCTGAATCTTCGTTGCCGGTTGATCAGTATATGGATTTCAAGTCTGATGAATATTGGACTCCAGCTGTGACGTGGGCAGTTGAGCGCGGTATCATGAATGGGTACGTGGAAGAAAAGTTACTGAAGCCATACAACCCGTTAACTCAAGCCCAGTACATGGCTATGCTGACGCGGTTTTTAGCAAAGGATGAACTAGCAGACGCCAATGCTGCATATACAGATAGTTGGGCAAGTGGCGTTTACTATGTTGCTAACAGGTATAACTTATTTTTAAAAGACGGATTGCATGACGGCACTCTTAATCAGCCTATTACTAGAGGAGACACTGCGAAACTATTAGCAGAGGCTGTGTCAGGGAAACGAATGACACAGAAGGATGCTATTCAGTGGTTGTATGACAATAATTTATCGACTGGCTATAAGGATGAAAGTGGGGTTTATCCGAAAACATATGCATCCTATCGTCCACACGATACATTGAAGCGAGCACAAGGTGTTGTGTTTTTATTTCGTTATTTGCAAAGCGGATTGCCTCAGACGATACAGCATGTAAAAGTGCATGATGCATTGTATGAATTAGGCAAAGATGCAGTTGTAACAATTGGCATGACAAAACAAGAAGTAGATGATAAATTAGGTGAAGCGCAACGAGTGACAACGAGTGAAATAGGATATGAATGGTACACGTATCATGAAAACTATCGAAATTTTATTATGGTAGGCATGTTAGATGAGCGCGTGGTAGCCACGTATACTCCATCAGTGTCGATGTATAGTAAAGTGGCGGTTGGTCTGACTATTCAGGATGTTGAGGACTTTCTTTTAGCTGGAAAAGGGACATATACAGGAGGCTTTAAAGACAAAACCTATCACGCCAACGAGGATCAATCTGTTTTTCTTTTTTACGATAAGCATGAGGATTATAAATTAACAGGTGTGTTTATTGAGAAAACAGACATGGGACGCTATTCTGATTATAAAAAGGACATACAAGATGACTTTGAATTACAAGTGTTTGATATTACGAATGCCATTCGGAAAGAGGCAGACCTTGCTACTCTTGAATGGGATGGTCGTGCAAAGGAATCAGCCTATGCCCACAGTTTAGATATGGCATTGAATCAGTACTTTGCTCATACGAATTTGGACGGGTTATCTCCGTTTGATCGCATGAAGGCGGAAGGTATCCATTATAGGAGTGCCTCAGAAAATATTGCTGCTGGTTATCGTAATGCGGTATTTGTCGTAGAAGGATGGATGAATTCGTCCGGTCATCGTAAAAATATTTTGTCTAGTATGAGCGAGTACTTAGGCGTCGGGGTTGCTTTTACTGATCAAGGGTATCAATATTATTACACACAAAACTTTTTTTCAAAATGA
- the ablB gene encoding putative beta-lysine N-acetyltransferase, translating to MTPPYETKKFKTSQYEVQLFLDYFNERLRVDDYRGNVQDIVKTLDPILSQHNFKKLIFFARSEHFHTLLSLQFELEAIIYGFFNGSDNYIMTRFADDARRTSSQWVKEDGILEAVRSARPSAASDIPKKYVFRKATKVDAHALSELYGKVFAVYPTPVTEAAYVKKMIEGGTVFYVVECGGQLVSAASADINETLHHAELTDCATLYEHRKYGLIKQLLKQLEDELKQRGIYCAFSIARALSYGMNAALHQLGYCYTGRLTNNCYIFDKLEDMNVWVKDLSR from the coding sequence ATGACCCCACCTTACGAAACGAAAAAATTTAAAACATCTCAATACGAAGTACAGCTGTTTCTTGACTATTTCAATGAGCGACTGCGTGTTGACGATTATCGCGGCAACGTGCAAGACATTGTCAAAACACTCGACCCAATCCTTAGTCAACATAATTTCAAAAAGCTAATTTTCTTTGCGCGTTCAGAGCATTTTCACACGTTATTGTCGCTACAGTTTGAGTTAGAGGCAATTATATATGGCTTTTTCAATGGATCTGATAATTACATCATGACTCGGTTCGCAGACGATGCGAGGAGAACGAGCTCACAATGGGTGAAGGAGGATGGGATTCTCGAAGCAGTTCGATCAGCGCGACCGAGCGCCGCCTCCGATATTCCGAAAAAATACGTGTTTCGCAAAGCGACGAAGGTAGATGCCCATGCGCTGTCGGAGCTGTACGGTAAGGTGTTCGCGGTGTATCCGACGCCTGTGACAGAGGCGGCTTATGTAAAAAAAATGATCGAAGGGGGGACCGTGTTTTATGTGGTCGAATGTGGGGGACAGCTAGTGAGCGCGGCGTCAGCGGATATAAATGAAACGCTGCATCATGCGGAGTTAACGGACTGTGCGACGTTGTATGAGCATCGCAAATATGGGTTGATTAAGCAGCTTCTTAAGCAGCTGGAGGATGAACTAAAGCAGCGCGGGATTTATTGTGCGTTCTCAATCGCTCGGGCGCTATCGTATGGGATGAATGCGGCGCTTCACCAACTAGGGTATTGCTACACGGGACGCTTGACGAACAATTGCTATATTTTTGATAAGCTCGAGGATATGAATGTGTGGGTGAAGGATTTGAGTCGCTAA
- a CDS encoding molybdopterin-dependent oxidoreductase, translated as MSNILKKAMDYKFSRKAFLGWSAALTTAAVGASYGLKELDPSIAAAKLEKEGKWVSASCWHNCGGRCVNKALVVDGVVVRQKTDDTHPDSPDYPQQRGCHRGRSQRHQVFGPDRLKYPMKRKNWAPGGGNKELRGRDEWVRISWDEALDLIAEELKRIKTNYGNKSILGTSRLLNFYGGALVRWGSSSSGAWGVPQETMTGFFSWGRNDRLDWRNAKIIVMWGTNPARSNLGNPTYNFLQAKKAGAKFIFVDPTVSPSVKTLADKHIPCRPGTDTALLLAMAYHMIENNLQDQDFLDRCTVGFDKDHMPEGADPKENFKDYVLGTYDGIPKTPEWASEICGTEPNEIREFAEEVATTKPVIWNSSFAPARTYRGQQFCQAFLTVGWMTGNVGKPGAGVWTMGYASNQSYGGKTLVRGGGSGLPSAVNPLFPDATYGAYDGYRWANPTNTEAHGMAYCETYDAILNNEYTATAGRGKIPCDIRMIWLVRDGSGYNFLNQSSDINKGVKAFRKVDAVFTNDIALSTISKYADIVLPATTEWEKEGTVRGGNPETMFVVNQVVDPIFEARTEEWMDRELAKRLGLNPDEIYPISAKQQFFNRLAGAKVITKDGKDYETLVTITQKDIKEWGVEGTPQKGKVGIKELVEKGVYQVPRSPDDNYTVIQGEDFVKDPEANPLSTKSGKLEIHCQALSDKIAQYGFTTIPPIAKYEPPLDGYEDTFKDWKNKVKGDYPFQLVTDHYGRRSHSVFDNVPQLREAYPQDFLMNTRDGEALGIKDGDTVLIESAYGKVIRNVGLTETMMPGVVSLGEGAWVELDEETGIDKAGATNMLCGARLSGQGEEPWNTTIVRVEKYKGKPLKPDCEWDQRVIF; from the coding sequence ATGTCGAACATTCTAAAAAAAGCTATGGATTACAAATTTTCTAGAAAAGCTTTTTTAGGCTGGTCTGCCGCATTAACGACAGCAGCTGTCGGAGCTTCCTATGGACTTAAAGAATTGGATCCTAGCATTGCAGCGGCCAAATTAGAAAAAGAGGGAAAATGGGTATCAGCATCATGTTGGCATAACTGTGGAGGTCGTTGTGTTAATAAAGCGCTAGTTGTCGATGGCGTTGTCGTTAGGCAGAAAACAGATGATACGCATCCTGATAGTCCAGATTATCCTCAACAGCGAGGTTGTCATCGTGGACGTTCTCAACGTCATCAAGTATTTGGACCAGATCGTTTGAAATATCCGATGAAACGAAAGAATTGGGCGCCTGGTGGTGGAAACAAGGAGTTACGTGGAAGAGATGAATGGGTTCGTATCTCTTGGGATGAAGCATTGGATCTTATAGCGGAAGAATTAAAACGGATAAAAACCAATTATGGAAATAAATCAATTCTTGGAACAAGCAGACTTCTTAACTTTTACGGTGGAGCTCTCGTAAGATGGGGGTCGTCTTCATCAGGTGCCTGGGGAGTACCTCAAGAGACGATGACCGGATTCTTTTCATGGGGACGCAATGACAGACTGGATTGGAGAAATGCAAAAATAATTGTAATGTGGGGAACAAATCCTGCGCGTTCTAATTTAGGAAACCCAACTTATAATTTTTTACAGGCAAAGAAAGCTGGGGCGAAATTTATTTTTGTCGATCCAACGGTGAGCCCATCTGTTAAAACGTTGGCAGATAAACACATACCTTGTAGACCTGGTACGGATACAGCATTACTTCTAGCCATGGCCTATCATATGATTGAAAACAATCTTCAAGACCAAGACTTCTTGGATAGATGTACAGTCGGTTTTGATAAGGATCATATGCCTGAAGGAGCAGATCCAAAGGAGAATTTTAAGGACTATGTTCTTGGTACATATGATGGTATTCCGAAGACCCCGGAATGGGCTTCAGAAATTTGTGGTACCGAGCCGAATGAGATTAGAGAGTTTGCAGAAGAAGTCGCGACAACAAAGCCTGTGATTTGGAACTCGTCTTTTGCACCTGCACGTACGTATCGAGGTCAGCAGTTCTGTCAAGCATTTCTTACAGTTGGCTGGATGACAGGAAATGTAGGGAAACCTGGTGCTGGTGTATGGACGATGGGGTATGCTTCTAATCAAAGTTATGGAGGTAAAACACTTGTACGTGGTGGCGGATCTGGACTTCCTAGCGCTGTAAATCCGTTATTCCCTGATGCAACATACGGTGCATACGATGGATATAGATGGGCTAATCCAACAAATACAGAAGCGCATGGTATGGCTTATTGTGAAACATATGATGCTATTTTAAATAATGAATACACAGCAACAGCAGGTAGAGGAAAAATTCCATGTGATATTCGTATGATTTGGCTAGTACGAGACGGTAGTGGTTATAACTTCCTAAACCAATCATCTGATATTAATAAGGGAGTCAAGGCTTTTCGTAAGGTTGATGCTGTCTTTACAAATGATATTGCTCTTTCTACGATTTCAAAATACGCCGATATTGTTTTACCAGCAACGACCGAATGGGAAAAAGAAGGAACAGTTAGGGGCGGTAACCCAGAAACGATGTTCGTTGTAAATCAAGTAGTTGATCCGATTTTTGAAGCAAGAACAGAAGAGTGGATGGACAGAGAGCTTGCTAAACGATTAGGGCTAAATCCTGACGAGATCTACCCAATTAGTGCGAAGCAACAGTTCTTTAATAGACTTGCAGGAGCTAAAGTCATTACGAAAGATGGAAAAGATTATGAGACATTAGTAACCATCACTCAGAAAGATATTAAAGAATGGGGTGTTGAAGGAACACCACAAAAAGGAAAGGTTGGCATAAAAGAACTGGTAGAGAAAGGTGTATACCAAGTTCCAAGATCTCCAGATGACAATTACACTGTGATTCAAGGGGAGGATTTTGTAAAAGACCCAGAAGCTAATCCTCTATCAACAAAGAGTGGGAAGCTGGAGATTCATTGTCAAGCTTTATCTGACAAGATTGCACAATATGGTTTTACAACAATACCTCCTATTGCAAAGTATGAACCACCACTCGATGGCTATGAGGATACATTTAAAGATTGGAAAAATAAGGTTAAAGGAGATTATCCTTTCCAACTTGTTACCGACCATTACGGCAGACGTTCTCACTCTGTATTTGATAACGTACCACAGTTAAGAGAGGCTTATCCTCAAGATTTCTTAATGAATACAAGAGATGGAGAAGCGCTAGGAATTAAAGATGGGGACACCGTGTTAATAGAAAGTGCCTATGGAAAAGTGATTCGTAACGTTGGTCTTACAGAGACTATGATGCCTGGTGTTGTATCTCTTGGAGAAGGTGCTTGGGTTGAGCTTGATGAAGAGACCGGTATTGACAAAGCAGGTGCTACAAACATGCTTTGTGGAGCACGTTTAAGTGGACAGGGAGAAGAGCCTTGGAACACCACAATTGTCCGGGTTGAAAAATATAAAGGTAAACCATTAAAGCCAGACTGTGAATGGGATCAAAGAGTCATATTTTAG
- the mscL gene encoding large conductance mechanosensitive channel protein MscL, with protein sequence MWQEFKKFALKGNVVDLAVAVIIGGAFNKIVKSLVDNILMPLVGTLLGGVSFEDLKVTVGDAEILYGVFIQSVVDFFIIAFSIFVFVKVYRKLERKEEQKGAKPETQEDLLRQIRDLLRQ encoded by the coding sequence ATGTGGCAAGAGTTTAAGAAGTTTGCATTGAAAGGAAATGTAGTAGACCTTGCAGTTGCAGTTATTATCGGAGGCGCATTTAATAAAATTGTGAAGTCGCTCGTTGACAATATTCTCATGCCGCTCGTTGGAACGTTGCTTGGTGGTGTAAGTTTTGAGGATTTAAAAGTGACAGTTGGTGATGCGGAAATCCTATACGGCGTTTTCATTCAAAGTGTGGTGGACTTCTTTATTATTGCGTTCTCTATTTTTGTGTTTGTAAAAGTTTACCGCAAGCTAGAGCGCAAGGAAGAACAAAAAGGCGCAAAGCCAGAGACGCAGGAAGATTTGCTGAGACAAATTCGGGATTTACTGAGGCAGTAG